The following coding sequences lie in one Oligoflexia bacterium genomic window:
- the glmU gene encoding bifunctional UDP-N-acetylglucosamine diphosphorylase/glucosamine-1-phosphate N-acetyltransferase GlmU — MAKQTTAIVLAAGRGERMKTQKPKVLHAAAGRPLIDHVLNALSSAGVNNIRVVVGYAGDQVRQHLWGKPGIEFFAQTTQLGTADAVKSAQIETLAENVIICCGDTPLVSGEDFSAALHHFSKLNSDVLVVSARVKNPTGLGRIVRDGQGRIKKIVEEKDASAIEKKINEINTGVYVVKGEILKKYLPLITNDNAKKEFYLTDIIKLTLNDKKKVEVLTGPARIGVGVNNQEDLARATRSLYNRKARELMQLGVTIIDPNTTYIDADVTIGAETVIGQGCVISAGTTIGVGCNIEPYCHVRASQIGNRVELRWGTLVDQSEIHESAVVGPYARLRPETIVEHEAHVGNFVELKKTRLGARAKANHLTYLGDAEIGEDTNIGCGTITCNYAVDRKKYKTKIGKNVFVGSDTQFVAPVTVGDGAVIASGSTITEDVPSKALAIARSRQTTKTNYNKES, encoded by the coding sequence ATGGCAAAACAAACCACAGCAATAGTATTGGCAGCAGGTCGGGGTGAGCGTATGAAAACGCAAAAACCCAAAGTATTACATGCCGCTGCAGGGCGCCCCCTGATTGATCACGTACTTAACGCATTAAGTAGTGCTGGAGTGAATAATATTCGTGTCGTGGTGGGTTATGCTGGAGACCAAGTCAGGCAGCACCTTTGGGGTAAGCCTGGAATCGAATTTTTCGCCCAAACCACACAATTAGGTACAGCTGACGCCGTAAAGAGTGCCCAAATTGAAACGCTCGCTGAAAATGTGATTATATGTTGCGGTGATACCCCGCTCGTAAGTGGTGAAGATTTTAGTGCGGCCCTGCATCATTTTTCAAAACTAAATTCTGATGTTTTAGTTGTATCAGCCCGGGTGAAAAACCCGACAGGGTTAGGTCGTATCGTACGAGACGGTCAAGGGCGCATTAAAAAAATTGTAGAAGAAAAAGACGCATCAGCAATTGAAAAGAAGATTAATGAAATCAATACCGGCGTGTATGTCGTTAAAGGTGAAATATTAAAAAAGTATCTTCCATTAATTACCAACGACAACGCGAAAAAAGAATTTTATCTCACCGATATTATCAAGCTCACCCTCAATGACAAAAAGAAAGTTGAAGTTCTCACTGGCCCTGCGCGCATTGGTGTAGGAGTAAACAACCAAGAAGATTTAGCTAGAGCAACACGCTCGCTTTATAATCGTAAAGCACGAGAGCTTATGCAATTGGGTGTAACAATTATTGACCCGAATACAACTTACATTGATGCCGATGTCACAATTGGGGCTGAGACCGTTATTGGCCAAGGATGTGTCATATCAGCAGGCACAACTATCGGAGTCGGTTGCAACATTGAACCCTATTGTCATGTGCGTGCATCACAAATTGGTAATCGAGTTGAGCTTCGTTGGGGAACACTTGTAGATCAAAGCGAAATTCATGAGTCTGCAGTTGTTGGACCTTACGCACGGCTGAGACCAGAAACTATTGTTGAGCATGAAGCCCATGTTGGAAACTTTGTTGAGCTTAAGAAAACTCGATTGGGTGCAAGAGCTAAGGCAAATCATTTAACATATTTAGGTGATGCGGAAATTGGTGAAGATACAAATATAGGTTGTGGAACCATCACGTGTAATTACGCTGTTGATCGTAAAAAATATAAAACAAAAATTGGTAAAAATGTTTTTGTAGGAAGTGACACTCAGTTTGTGGCACCAGTAACTGTTGGTGATGGTGCTGTTATTGCTAGCGGAAGTACTATTACAGAAGATGTGCCTTCAAAAGCATTGGCCATCGCTCGCTCAAGACAAACAACAAAGACAAACTATAATAAGGAGTCATAA
- a CDS encoding DUF2817 domain-containing protein: MIGNMKLLTKSAGQKDILMYQFGDPQLPTMVLIGGVHGDEPEGALVVEDFIEHAKVDSQKFKCNVIVIPSLNPDGLAKNERTNDNGVDLNRNFPASDWSKDHKAPRYYPGPTPASEPEVKALVQILKESKPFLVVHCHTYIPQICYTGEKSKKWAEILIKDFGYPMTDDIGYPTPGSLGQYCFHDLKSACVCIELPENVERSQGWKIIGPALLEIALRGP, from the coding sequence ATGATCGGAAATATGAAACTTCTCACAAAATCAGCAGGGCAAAAAGATATTCTCATGTACCAATTTGGGGATCCTCAATTACCCACGATGGTTCTCATTGGGGGGGTCCATGGAGATGAACCCGAAGGGGCATTGGTCGTTGAAGACTTCATAGAACATGCAAAAGTAGATTCACAGAAATTTAAATGCAATGTGATTGTTATTCCCAGTTTAAATCCAGATGGTTTAGCTAAAAATGAACGCACAAATGACAATGGGGTAGATTTAAATCGAAATTTTCCGGCCTCTGATTGGAGTAAAGATCACAAAGCGCCACGATACTACCCTGGCCCGACACCAGCTAGTGAGCCTGAGGTAAAAGCTTTGGTCCAAATTTTAAAAGAATCAAAACCGTTTTTGGTTGTTCACTGTCATACGTATATTCCACAAATTTGTTACACCGGCGAAAAATCAAAAAAATGGGCTGAAATACTTATTAAAGATTTTGGGTATCCAATGACCGATGATATTGGCTACCCAACACCAGGCAGCCTGGGCCAATATTGTTTTCATGATTTAAAATCAGCATGTGTTTGCATTGAACTTCCCGAAAATGTTGAACGCAGTCAGGGTTGGAAAATTATCGGCCCGGCTTTACTGGAGATCGCACTCCGTGGCCCCTAA
- a CDS encoding HAD family hydrolase gives MAPKNTPINKNLVRAVIFDLDDTLFDTYGQLVKPASREACEAMIRAGLKTKIDECVMAREKLFTANPRKNIYEQLVEHFGLNENVNKKDVIQAGFNAFHDRHINEEISLFSDALEIIKALGEKFELYLVTLGTPSTQQKKIELLGLEEYLKKIYIVNINNSKTKFTTFHEILTTSKHEPRGFVSIGNRIDSEIRDAKELGMQTILMLHGEYVQLQPQTSFEEPDAKVETLSQLREILL, from the coding sequence GTGGCCCCTAAAAACACTCCTATTAATAAAAATCTTGTACGTGCTGTGATCTTTGATCTAGATGACACGCTTTTTGATACTTACGGGCAACTCGTAAAACCTGCAAGTCGTGAAGCTTGCGAAGCCATGATTCGTGCTGGTCTTAAAACAAAGATAGATGAATGTGTAATGGCTAGAGAAAAGTTATTCACAGCTAACCCTCGAAAAAATATTTACGAACAACTTGTTGAGCATTTCGGTCTCAATGAGAATGTTAATAAAAAAGATGTCATTCAAGCTGGCTTTAATGCATTTCATGACCGGCATATAAATGAAGAGATCTCTCTTTTTTCTGATGCACTTGAAATCATAAAGGCATTAGGTGAAAAATTTGAATTGTACCTTGTCACTCTGGGGACCCCAAGCACTCAACAGAAAAAAATTGAACTCCTAGGGCTGGAAGAATATTTAAAAAAAATCTATATCGTTAATATCAACAACTCAAAAACAAAATTTACAACGTTTCATGAAATCCTCACCACTTCAAAACATGAGCCTCGTGGTTTTGTGAGTATTGGAAATCGTATCGATAGTGAAATTCGAGACGCCAAAGAATTAGGGATGCAAACAATTCTCATGCTCCACGGTGAGTACGTACAACTTCAGCCACAGACAAGTTTTGAGGAGCCCGATGCGAAAGTCGAGACGCTAAGTCAACTTCGCGAGATTCTATTGTGA
- a CDS encoding ATP-binding protein translates to MRASILIVGHPTPGTVEFGADHCENYDNALEILKTNPYAVVVAADRLPKSPDTKINDSFDFLKETRSLNSDVQTILVGLEISPLELQRAINVVGVFKIIPEFEIETLQIAVREALEEYELIKQNQAFLLLTQEQNQRLQHLSILLEEKVKARENFLVEAREKLLQATRRTEALNRALVTIQRSLTKQEIEHHLKDALQVALGLSWTRILFKDQSFLDQVEASSIVNMAVFSAPLWRDQDLLGHIYFARDNKKPFTSDEDDFLLQVSDAVGLAIDRLMALEAIESVKQEWDSTFDSVTDPLSLVDENYQIVRVNKSYAGKTTIPLDNIVGKKCYEVLFNRESPCEKCQLGQSFDLGEVALPDGSQAHFSVSSHPVRLDTGKKSFALFYHDISEEQKIQRQILESSKMAEIGTIGSSIAHEINNPLGGMIAFLQILKGEIAKADRIYPDIVEMEQAAIRCKTIVENLLAFTRKSVSNDLQIAQLGELIRLVANIMELQTRGLGIQIDKELNDAAIIIKADTNQLVQVLVNITQNSCEAIAERLATGKRQPPGKILIKSSYTDDFKKFVKIEITDNGTGIPTPDLARVFTPFFTTKDKTKNPGLGLSVSYQIVKDHGGQMEISSLMGQSVTVFITLPVAKSPTGQQIFD, encoded by the coding sequence GTGAGAGCTAGTATTCTCATCGTCGGGCATCCCACTCCCGGCACTGTAGAATTTGGAGCAGATCACTGCGAAAATTATGACAACGCACTTGAAATACTTAAAACAAACCCTTACGCCGTTGTAGTTGCCGCAGATCGACTGCCTAAATCACCAGACACCAAAATCAATGACAGTTTTGATTTTTTAAAAGAAACCCGTTCACTCAACTCTGATGTTCAAACAATACTTGTAGGTTTAGAAATCAGCCCTCTAGAATTACAAAGAGCCATAAACGTAGTTGGAGTTTTTAAAATTATTCCTGAATTTGAAATTGAAACTTTGCAAATCGCCGTTCGTGAAGCACTTGAAGAATATGAACTCATCAAACAAAACCAAGCATTTTTATTACTTACTCAAGAACAAAACCAACGCTTGCAGCATTTAAGCATTCTTTTAGAAGAAAAAGTTAAAGCGCGCGAAAACTTTCTTGTCGAAGCGCGAGAAAAACTTTTGCAAGCCACCCGTCGCACCGAAGCGCTGAATCGCGCCCTTGTAACAATTCAAAGAAGTCTTACAAAACAAGAAATCGAACATCACCTTAAAGACGCCCTCCAAGTAGCACTGGGGCTTTCATGGACACGTATTCTTTTTAAAGATCAGAGTTTCCTTGATCAAGTTGAAGCAAGTTCGATTGTGAACATGGCCGTTTTCTCAGCCCCCCTTTGGCGCGATCAAGATTTGCTGGGGCATATTTATTTTGCTCGTGATAATAAAAAACCATTCACCTCTGACGAAGATGATTTTCTTTTACAAGTGAGCGATGCTGTTGGTCTTGCAATCGATAGGCTCATGGCGCTTGAAGCTATCGAATCAGTGAAACAAGAATGGGATTCTACATTTGATTCAGTGACTGACCCACTTTCACTAGTAGACGAAAATTATCAAATTGTACGCGTGAATAAATCATATGCCGGAAAAACAACCATCCCCCTTGATAACATTGTTGGTAAAAAATGTTATGAGGTCCTCTTTAATCGCGAAAGTCCCTGTGAGAAATGCCAGTTAGGTCAAAGCTTTGATCTAGGAGAAGTGGCTCTACCTGATGGATCACAAGCACACTTCTCAGTAAGCTCACATCCTGTTCGCCTTGATACTGGCAAAAAAAGTTTTGCACTTTTTTATCACGATATTAGTGAAGAGCAAAAAATTCAGAGGCAAATTCTTGAGTCATCAAAAATGGCAGAAATCGGAACCATTGGCTCAAGCATTGCCCATGAAATTAATAACCCACTAGGGGGCATGATCGCATTTTTGCAAATACTCAAAGGTGAAATCGCAAAAGCAGATCGCATATACCCTGACATCGTTGAAATGGAACAAGCTGCAATACGATGTAAAACAATCGTTGAAAATCTATTAGCCTTTACTCGAAAATCAGTGAGTAATGATCTTCAAATTGCTCAACTAGGTGAGCTCATCAGACTCGTCGCTAATATTATGGAGCTTCAAACCCGAGGGCTTGGAATTCAAATTGATAAAGAATTAAATGATGCAGCCATAATAATAAAAGCCGACACAAATCAGCTCGTACAAGTTCTTGTCAACATTACGCAAAACAGCTGTGAAGCAATTGCAGAAAGATTAGCAACAGGGAAACGACAACCTCCAGGAAAAATTTTAATTAAGAGTAGCTACACAGATGATTTTAAAAAATTTGTAAAAATAGAAATTACTGACAATGGCACGGGGATTCCAACGCCAGATCTAGCAAGGGTTTTCACGCCATTTTTCACTACAAAAGATAAGACAAAAAATCCAGGACTTGGGCTTAGTGTAAGCTATCAAATTGTCAAGGATCATGGAGGCCAGATGGAAATTTCTTCCCTCATGGGCCAGTCAGTTACGGTTTTTATCACACTTCCTGTCGCCAAAAGTCCAACTGGACAACAAATTTTTGACTAA
- a CDS encoding sigma-54 dependent transcriptional regulator — translation MQPSRILVVDDESSIRIALFRALEKRGHQILTANSLTEAETLASSEQALDLLLVDLRLPDGNGLDLMVKLQKIHPQCQTLVLTGFGTIQNAVEATKRGAFHYITKPFNIDEVLTLVDKAIEHKKLRQENKNLRSQLHEKYKFENIIGNSPEISQVFELIERVADSDSTVLITGESGTGKELVARAIHYNSSRTEKLMVPVNCGAIPEDLLESELFGHVKGAFTGAISSRQGRFEVAHGGTIFLDEIGDMSPNLQVKLLRVLQERRFEPVGTAKTIEVDVRVIAATHRDLDLLVAEKQFREDLFYRLNVIPIKIPALRQRKSDIPLLLQHFIAHFNETKRRDIQGIDQDAMDLLMSYQWPGNVRELENLVERLVILKGRGIIESRDLPERYQQRNVSLNPESLSLPNKGLDFNSAVDNFENTLIMQALQRTGWNRNKAASLLNLNRTTLVEKIKKKGLTPPERSM, via the coding sequence ATGCAGCCATCGCGTATCCTTGTCGTCGATGACGAGTCCAGTATCAGAATCGCATTATTTAGAGCATTAGAAAAAAGAGGCCATCAAATTCTCACGGCCAATTCTTTGACAGAAGCGGAAACCCTAGCTTCTAGCGAACAAGCCTTAGACCTTTTACTAGTTGATCTCAGGCTTCCTGATGGCAACGGGCTCGATCTCATGGTGAAACTCCAAAAGATTCACCCCCAATGCCAAACCCTAGTACTCACAGGCTTTGGAACAATTCAAAATGCGGTTGAAGCCACTAAGCGCGGGGCTTTTCATTACATCACTAAACCGTTTAACATTGATGAAGTTCTCACTCTTGTTGATAAAGCCATCGAGCATAAAAAACTCAGACAAGAAAATAAAAATCTTCGCAGCCAACTTCATGAAAAATATAAATTTGAAAACATCATTGGTAATTCTCCAGAGATCAGCCAAGTCTTTGAATTAATCGAACGCGTTGCAGACAGTGATTCAACTGTTCTCATTACAGGTGAATCCGGTACCGGAAAAGAACTTGTTGCCCGAGCCATTCACTATAACTCTTCACGCACAGAAAAACTTATGGTCCCCGTAAATTGTGGAGCCATCCCCGAAGATCTTTTAGAGAGTGAACTTTTCGGACACGTGAAAGGCGCATTCACAGGAGCCATCTCAAGTCGTCAAGGCCGTTTTGAAGTTGCCCACGGGGGAACCATATTTCTAGATGAAATTGGCGATATGAGCCCCAATCTTCAAGTAAAATTGTTACGCGTATTACAAGAGCGAAGATTTGAACCTGTTGGCACAGCAAAAACAATTGAAGTAGATGTTCGAGTTATTGCCGCTACTCACAGAGACTTAGATTTATTAGTGGCAGAAAAACAATTTCGTGAAGATCTCTTTTACAGACTCAATGTTATCCCCATTAAAATTCCAGCCCTGCGACAAAGAAAAAGCGATATCCCACTTTTACTTCAACATTTCATCGCACATTTTAATGAAACAAAACGTCGAGACATCCAAGGCATTGATCAAGACGCAATGGATTTACTCATGAGCTATCAATGGCCCGGCAATGTGCGAGAGCTTGAAAATCTGGTCGAGCGACTTGTGATCTTAAAAGGTCGTGGTATTATTGAGAGCCGAGATCTTCCTGAGCGTTATCAACAGCGCAATGTTTCTTTAAATCCTGAAAGCCTTTCTTTGCCAAACAAAGGATTAGATTTCAACTCAGCCGTTGATAATTTTGAGAACACACTTATCATGCAAGCACTTCAGCGCACTGGTTGGAATCGCAATAAAGCAGCAAGCCTTTTAAATCTTAATCGCACCACACTGGTTGAAAAAATTAAGAAAAAAGGCCTTACTCCCCCCGAACGCTCAATGTAA
- a CDS encoding DoxX family protein, translated as MKKLKKFHTKVLVIAEKMKWLPGLLTRLTLGVMFVEAGWGKLGHIAKVTQFFLELGIPMPEFHAWLVALTELVCGALLIVGVFVRYASVALAITMGVALVTAKSESIETITDIAGVPEFLYIILLSWLAVFGAGSISLYRALGNPWAKK; from the coding sequence ATGAAAAAGCTTAAAAAATTCCATACTAAAGTTTTAGTTATTGCTGAGAAAATGAAATGGCTTCCTGGGCTGCTAACGCGGCTCACTTTAGGGGTCATGTTTGTTGAGGCAGGATGGGGCAAATTGGGTCATATAGCAAAAGTGACTCAGTTTTTTCTTGAATTGGGAATACCCATGCCTGAGTTCCATGCATGGCTTGTGGCACTGACAGAGCTAGTTTGTGGTGCGCTGCTTATTGTGGGAGTATTTGTGCGTTACGCATCTGTTGCGTTAGCCATAACAATGGGTGTGGCACTTGTTACTGCAAAAAGTGAATCAATTGAAACCATCACTGACATAGCTGGAGTTCCAGAATTTCTTTATATAATTCTTTTGTCATGGCTTGCAGTGTTTGGCGCCGGGAGTATTTCTCTATATCGCGCACTAGGTAACCCCTGGGCAAAAAAATAA
- a CDS encoding MBL fold metallo-hydrolase — translation MNTQVGLKQFRNNGCVSYLIYDRQTKETVVIDPDATLLDEYAHFLSHSELKPIWVLDTHIHADHFSATHLFGQEFQSEIGMSHLTQSKRPTKFLKTGDKINFGAHELTVLETPGHTPDSLSFIGDGIVFTGDSLFIGSTGRTDFPGADASQQWESIHKIFEQLPKSTVVLPAHDYNDYLFSTLEVEIQKNAHLLKSKEEFISFKKLESIVASDDEIKKRIEFNLAKNPTPPEVMGECATSCGMPSKDTVSFKNIGPQEYLPVIKEKADGVAFIDVREAEEFEAGHIPGTQNIPMSELGLHLSELRKSTKIYMSCLSGGRSSYTSKTLSYLGFSDVTNISGGFRGWVMTGLPIEK, via the coding sequence ATGAATACACAAGTAGGATTAAAACAATTTCGTAACAATGGCTGCGTTTCTTATTTGATTTACGATCGTCAAACAAAAGAAACCGTAGTGATAGACCCTGATGCCACATTACTTGATGAATACGCGCATTTTCTCAGTCACTCTGAGCTTAAACCAATTTGGGTTTTAGATACTCATATTCATGCAGATCATTTCTCTGCGACCCATCTCTTTGGTCAAGAATTTCAATCTGAAATCGGAATGTCTCACCTCACACAAAGTAAAAGACCCACAAAATTTCTCAAAACTGGTGACAAAATAAATTTTGGAGCCCATGAACTCACCGTTCTTGAGACTCCAGGACATACACCTGATTCTCTTTCATTCATCGGAGACGGCATTGTCTTCACTGGGGACTCACTTTTTATTGGCTCAACTGGCCGCACCGATTTTCCGGGCGCTGATGCTTCTCAACAGTGGGAAAGTATTCATAAAATTTTTGAACAATTACCTAAATCGACAGTTGTTTTACCAGCGCATGATTACAACGATTATCTTTTTTCGACTTTAGAAGTAGAAATACAAAAAAATGCACACCTCTTAAAATCAAAAGAAGAATTCATCTCGTTTAAAAAATTAGAATCTATCGTCGCATCTGATGATGAGATTAAAAAAAGAATTGAATTTAATTTAGCTAAAAACCCAACTCCACCAGAAGTTATGGGTGAATGCGCGACCTCTTGTGGAATGCCAAGTAAAGACACCGTAAGTTTTAAGAATATTGGCCCACAAGAATACCTACCCGTTATCAAAGAAAAAGCAGATGGTGTGGCCTTTATCGATGTTCGTGAGGCTGAGGAATTTGAGGCTGGGCATATTCCGGGTACACAAAATATACCCATGTCAGAGCTTGGTTTACACCTATCTGAGCTACGCAAATCGACTAAAATTTATATGTCATGTCTCTCCGGTGGGCGCAGCTCATATACTTCTAAGACATTGAGTTATCTCGGATTTTCAGACGTAACGAACATCAGCGGCGGATTCCGTGGATGGGTCATGACGGGACTACCAATAGAAAAATAA
- a CDS encoding methyltransferase, translating to MYKTDWKFQSGQKRHTQDGCQLVRLMKGIGKGNRLVYAIDVGCGDGIIAYDMLIHKKATKVLAIDIVSEAVKVAQQNLESYGEKAEAKKISASTFFKNKMNWDLFHRFVINPPFFVEGSGPVNKNKQDQLARHDSTLSLNLWARGAKRLLKTGGELYCVFPTERLAEALCVLSQNNVEPKELWWFKDDLRKRRFFLRAVRGARPGVIVHTEMK from the coding sequence ATGTATAAAACTGACTGGAAATTTCAATCAGGACAAAAAAGACACACCCAAGATGGGTGTCAGCTTGTGCGTTTAATGAAAGGCATTGGTAAGGGTAATCGTTTAGTTTATGCCATCGATGTGGGCTGTGGTGATGGAATCATTGCTTACGATATGCTCATTCACAAAAAAGCGACGAAGGTTTTGGCTATTGATATCGTCAGTGAAGCTGTGAAAGTAGCTCAACAAAACTTAGAATCTTACGGTGAAAAAGCTGAGGCTAAAAAAATATCAGCTAGTACATTTTTTAAAAATAAAATGAACTGGGATCTCTTTCATCGATTCGTTATTAACCCGCCATTTTTTGTTGAAGGTTCAGGGCCTGTTAATAAGAATAAACAAGATCAGCTCGCAAGGCACGATAGTACCTTAAGTTTAAATTTATGGGCACGTGGAGCAAAAAGATTATTAAAAACTGGAGGCGAGCTTTATTGTGTTTTTCCTACAGAAAGATTGGCAGAGGCATTGTGTGTACTTTCGCAAAACAATGTAGAGCCAAAAGAACTTTGGTGGTTCAAGGATGACCTTAGAAAAAGACGTTTTTTCTTACGCGCGGTACGAGGTGCTCGACCTGGAGTTATCGTGCACACGGAAATGAAGTAA
- a CDS encoding DUF1015 domain-containing protein, whose amino-acid sequence MAVVKPFQAWRYDTQKVGSLAKVVVPPYDVISPVELKNMKQMSSWNFSHVILAEGENKHQKASENVKQWMEQGALIQDQKPSLYFYKQEFKLDRYELFCQDIPPASMKNGTLSRTGIFCRVGLEDYENKVILPHEKTFAGPKADRYQLMESAQGNMEPVFLGYDSPRFSGDEFEKIVAGKEPLYSFTDNMGVEHKLWNITDVEIIKDVEKTLGNQKFYILDGHHRYETALKFFKDHQGEKESQKYVLANICSFKQPGTVILPTHRLVKGLKNFSKDSFLSTFEQDFEITPVATLGDIETQLKLSPTTAFGVMLSDGGYHLMRLKRTSDLLKSGKLDLELLHENILELMGSPKEEDIAYVKSISEFEDRLKKSEFQVGFLVRPTTCDDVMAVAHKFGKMPHKSTFFYPKIPSGLIINKF is encoded by the coding sequence ATGGCAGTAGTAAAACCGTTTCAAGCTTGGCGCTACGACACGCAAAAAGTCGGCAGCCTCGCCAAGGTTGTTGTTCCTCCTTATGACGTGATTTCCCCTGTTGAATTAAAAAATATGAAACAAATGAGTTCCTGGAATTTTTCACATGTGATTTTAGCCGAAGGTGAAAACAAACATCAAAAAGCCTCTGAAAACGTCAAGCAATGGATGGAGCAAGGTGCCTTAATTCAAGATCAAAAACCGAGCCTTTATTTTTACAAGCAAGAATTTAAACTCGATCGCTATGAGTTGTTTTGCCAAGACATTCCACCTGCGAGTATGAAAAACGGCACTTTGAGTCGTACGGGTATTTTTTGTCGTGTTGGATTAGAAGATTACGAAAACAAAGTTATTTTGCCACACGAAAAAACATTCGCAGGGCCAAAAGCAGATCGCTACCAGTTGATGGAATCAGCCCAAGGCAATATGGAGCCTGTTTTTTTAGGTTATGATTCCCCACGATTTAGCGGAGATGAATTTGAAAAAATCGTCGCAGGTAAGGAGCCACTTTATTCGTTTACGGATAATATGGGTGTGGAACATAAGTTGTGGAATATAACTGATGTCGAGATTATCAAAGATGTAGAAAAAACTTTGGGTAATCAGAAGTTTTATATTTTAGACGGACATCATCGCTACGAAACAGCATTGAAGTTTTTTAAAGATCATCAAGGTGAAAAAGAAAGTCAGAAATATGTTTTGGCAAATATCTGCTCGTTTAAACAACCAGGTACTGTGATTTTGCCAACTCATCGCTTGGTAAAAGGGCTTAAAAATTTCAGTAAAGATTCTTTTCTCAGTACATTTGAACAAGATTTTGAAATCACACCGGTTGCCACATTAGGTGATATTGAAACACAACTAAAACTTTCTCCGACAACAGCCTTTGGAGTGATGCTCTCTGATGGTGGTTATCATCTGATGCGTCTTAAGCGCACATCAGATTTATTAAAAAGCGGGAAACTTGATTTAGAACTTCTTCATGAAAATATATTAGAGCTTATGGGTTCTCCAAAAGAAGAAGACATAGCCTATGTCAAAAGCATTTCTGAATTTGAAGACCGTCTAAAGAAAAGCGAATTCCAAGTTGGTTTTCTAGTACGCCCCACGACATGTGATGATGTAATGGCGGTCGCGCATAAGTTCGGCAAGATGCCTCACAAATCCACATTCTTTTATCCCAAAATTCCATCAGGCCTCATAATCAATAAGTTTTAA
- the purD gene encoding phosphoribosylamine--glycine ligase → MNILVLGGGGREHALVKALKHSPKVKQVSCAPGNPGISLDATCYLTDPNDLRTALDLAKRIKPDLIVIGPEAPLAAGVSDALRNQRFNVFGPSLAASRLETSKVFSKEFMLKHKIPTANAVICTTALEVEAAAAEKFQAPWVVKADGLASGKGVRICESQVELKKCLHDFFETKTLGKAAQKVLLEEHLKGEELSLMLLIAGGKYVLLPVSQDHKRLHDKNKGPNTGGMGAFAPVKQWSKHLKKLEEKIIIPTLEGLKADKIDYRGVLYIGVMMTKAGPFVLEYNVRFGDPEAQVLLPLLDGNWAEVFLKVANGEIPKLKWKNQAAVCVVITAPGYPDTPQKNIRFTIDKKIVKPDESRYLLHASTIANNGYLTAGGRVLNAIGIDKTVAAARKKAYQIIKSVQFEGMHFRKDIAEKTKD, encoded by the coding sequence ATGAACATATTAGTACTCGGTGGAGGCGGTCGAGAGCACGCACTTGTAAAAGCTCTGAAGCACTCCCCAAAAGTAAAACAAGTCAGCTGTGCTCCTGGAAATCCTGGTATTTCACTGGATGCAACTTGCTATCTCACAGACCCCAATGATTTAAGAACTGCTCTTGATTTAGCAAAACGAATCAAACCAGATCTTATTGTCATTGGCCCTGAAGCTCCGTTAGCGGCGGGAGTAAGTGATGCATTGCGAAACCAACGCTTTAATGTATTTGGCCCTTCACTTGCGGCCTCACGATTAGAAACGAGCAAGGTTTTTTCTAAAGAATTTATGCTTAAGCATAAAATTCCAACTGCAAATGCAGTGATCTGCACCACGGCATTAGAAGTTGAAGCCGCTGCCGCTGAAAAATTTCAAGCACCGTGGGTGGTCAAAGCCGATGGTTTGGCCTCTGGAAAAGGTGTGCGCATTTGTGAATCACAAGTTGAACTTAAAAAATGTTTGCATGATTTTTTTGAGACAAAAACTTTAGGTAAGGCCGCTCAAAAAGTATTACTTGAAGAACATCTTAAGGGCGAAGAACTAAGCCTCATGCTTTTAATTGCTGGGGGCAAATACGTTCTCTTGCCAGTAAGCCAAGATCACAAGCGACTTCATGATAAAAATAAAGGCCCAAATACTGGTGGAATGGGTGCGTTTGCACCTGTGAAACAGTGGAGTAAACATCTTAAAAAATTAGAAGAAAAGATTATTATTCCCACACTTGAAGGTCTTAAGGCTGACAAGATTGATTATCGTGGGGTTTTATATATCGGTGTGATGATGACAAAAGCTGGGCCTTTTGTTTTGGAATATAATGTGCGCTTTGGTGACCCTGAAGCTCAAGTACTTTTGCCACTGCTTGACGGGAATTGGGCTGAAGTATTTTTAAAAGTTGCCAATGGCGAAATTCCAAAATTGAAATGGAAAAACCAAGCTGCTGTGTGTGTCGTAATTACGGCGCCTGGTTATCCCGATACACCACAAAAAAATATTCGATTTACCATTGATAAAAAAATAGTGAAGCCAGATGAGTCTCGATATCTTCTTCATGCAAGTACGATTGCTAATAATGGCTACCTTACGGCGGGTGGTCGTGTTTTAAATGCAATCGGAATAGACAAAACAGTTGCCGCAGCCAGAAAAAAAGCCTACCAAATAATCAAAAGTGTTCAGTTTGAAGGAATGCATTTTCGAAAAGATATAGCAGAAAAAACAAAGGATTAA